One window of Carassius auratus strain Wakin chromosome 17, ASM336829v1, whole genome shotgun sequence genomic DNA carries:
- the tmem26a gene encoding transmembrane protein 26: MILVKFVCAIITRSFFILVSLIGVWRVKTVKNDNMYWLLTVLYLPLVVELVITLKRRKGKDYKWFSPAILFFLISIIPSLWLLELHHQENKARDPQCRKLDSWENFKSILPANGTMGEETLKHLERMLTSVCPNDWILGLHQVLLILLILGKWLLPLGGGVTRDELSQLLLIFVGTAADILEFTSETLSDVKENNYKLVYVILAVWTWSMLQFPFHLAVVTSRPQNSDEPKAADSCCNLVLSRHSTDIWNIVESLFIQDGPFLMVRLIVMIHFDVFHQMLVFFTIKNFLVVILNLYRLIVIGQDFKTPSSSPPSTSSPI; this comes from the exons ATGATTTTAGTTAAATTCGTGTGCGCGATCATAACCAGGTCGTTTTTTATTCTGGTCTCTCTCATCGGCGTCTGGAGAGTGAAAACAGTGAAAAATGACAACATGTACTGGTTACTGACTGTCCTTTACCTTCCTCTGGTCGTGGAGTTGGTCATCACTTTAAAACGAAGGAAAGGTAAAGACTACAAATG GTTTTCTCCAGCCATCCTCTTCTTCCTCATCAGCATTATTCCATCCTTATGGCTTCTGGAGTTACATCATCAAGAGAACAAAGCCAGAGACCCTCAG TGCAGGAAACTGGACTCTTGGGAAAATTTCAAGAGCATATTGCCTGCAAATGGCACAATGGGCGAGGAAACACTAAAG CATTTGGAGCGCATGCTCACTTCAGTGTGTCCGAATGACTGGATCCTTGGTCTTCATCAGGTTCtgctcattcttctcatccttgGAAAGTGGCTCCTTCCATTAGGAGGAGGAGTGACGCGTGACGAACTCTCTCAGCTTTTACTTATCTTTGTTGGCACGGCAGCAGACATACTGGAATTCACCAGTGAAACACTTTCTGATGTCAA GGAGAACAACTATAAACTGGTGTATGTAATCTTGGCAGTGTGGACATGGAGTATGTTGCAGTTTCCTTTTCACCTGGCAG TTGTGACATCCCGGCCGCAGAACTCGGATGAGCCGAAGGCTGCAGACAGCTGTTGTAACTTGGTCTTGTCAAGACATAGTACAGATATTTGGAACATCGTGGAGAGTTTGTTTATCCAGGACGGGCCCTTTCTCATGGTACGTCTCATTGTGATGATACACTTTGATGTGTTCCACCAGATGTTGGTCTTCTTCACTATAAAGAACTTTCTAGTGGTCATCCTCAATCTCTACAGGCTCATAGTTATTGGTCAAGATTTTaaaacaccatcatcatcaccaccatctaCTTCTTCCCCAATATGa